Proteins from a single region of Chitinivibrionia bacterium:
- a CDS encoding PilZ domain-containing protein, translated as MKGDERRSERKVLCYYLRVIDTKTGKELGRIADITPEGLMLLSDKPLQQTKPYSIRILLDRKLFDAGLGNLDVDVNVRWSKPDANPSLTLTGLLFLDLDEKGKQIVKNLAKKISMKQGLDSEEEEVEYGAEEV; from the coding sequence ATGAAGGGAGACGAAAGACGTTCGGAGCGCAAAGTTTTATGCTATTATCTCAGAGTAATAGACACAAAAACAGGAAAAGAATTGGGGCGCATAGCAGATATTACGCCGGAAGGGCTTATGCTTTTGAGCGATAAGCCGTTGCAACAAACAAAGCCTTACAGTATTCGCATACTTTTGGACAGAAAACTTTTTGACGCGGGCTTGGGTAATCTTGACGTTGATGTAAATGTTCGTTGGAGCAAGCCCGACGCTAATCCGTCCTTAACTCTTACAGGCTTGCTTTTTTTGGATTTGGACGAAAAAGGCAAACAAATAGTGAAAAATCTTGCGAAAAAAATATCGATGAAACAAGGTTTGGACTCGGAAGAGGAAGAAGTGGAATACGGTGCGGAGGAAGTATAA